A window of the Gemmatirosa kalamazoonensis genome harbors these coding sequences:
- a CDS encoding LVIVD repeat-containing protein gives MRLLRIPLAGAALALVASGAAAQRGLVVSPPNPDPRVGLKAGKYDAATAAWNMRLLSATKPSERFQSGINSDLAFIGNYAIQGNYNGFQVWDISNPSHPTLATSFFCPASQSDVSVYRNLLVVSAESNSSRLDCGDQGVQDTVSHDRIRGIRLFDISDIRNPKYIGNVQTCRGSHTHSMLVDPKDPANVYVYISGSSRPRSPNEMPGCIDRGGDPNDPSSARFRIEVIKVPLAHPEQAAIVSSPRIFNDLTEPASHGMTAEDVAELAAAKARGEYTVNLGGDEFVLGAKYTQPMLDSIVKARGGTGAATAADSAALREAFPRIVRAMFGEPETPGNGPRPGPTQCHDITLYPGIGLAGGACEGYGMLIDIRDPAHPRRIAAVADSNFSYWHSATFSNDGTKMLFSDEWGGGGSPKCRASDPKQWGADAIFTVENGKLQFQNYYKMPAAQTSQENCVAHNGSLIPIPGRDVMVQAWYQGGISVFDWTDPKHPTEIAFFDRGPLDATRMDMAGSWSVYWYNGAIVSSEIARGLDVLELLPSDALTQNEIDAAKTVHLDYLNAQGQPKIVWPPSFALARAYVDQLERSGGLPAARIAAVRQALTTAEGQSGSARSGTLSTLAGALSADAGRSSDGAKARLLAAAVRDLSTAR, from the coding sequence GTGAGACTGCTTCGCATCCCCCTCGCCGGCGCCGCCCTCGCCCTGGTCGCCTCCGGTGCGGCCGCCCAGCGCGGCCTCGTGGTCTCGCCGCCGAATCCCGACCCGCGCGTCGGGCTGAAGGCCGGGAAGTACGACGCCGCGACGGCCGCGTGGAACATGCGCCTCCTCTCCGCGACGAAGCCGTCGGAGCGGTTCCAGAGCGGGATCAACTCCGACCTCGCGTTCATCGGCAACTACGCGATCCAGGGCAACTACAACGGGTTCCAGGTATGGGACATCTCGAACCCGAGCCACCCGACGCTCGCCACGTCGTTCTTCTGCCCGGCGTCGCAGAGCGACGTGTCCGTGTACCGGAACCTGCTCGTCGTGTCCGCCGAGTCGAACTCGTCGCGGCTCGACTGCGGCGATCAGGGGGTGCAGGACACGGTGAGCCACGACCGCATCCGCGGCATCCGGCTGTTCGACATCAGCGACATCCGGAACCCGAAGTACATCGGCAACGTGCAGACGTGCCGCGGGTCGCACACGCACTCGATGCTCGTCGACCCGAAGGATCCGGCGAACGTGTACGTCTACATCTCCGGGTCGTCGCGCCCGCGCTCGCCTAACGAGATGCCGGGGTGCATCGACCGCGGCGGCGACCCGAACGACCCGAGCTCGGCGCGGTTCCGCATCGAGGTGATCAAGGTGCCGCTCGCGCATCCCGAGCAGGCGGCCATCGTGTCGAGCCCGCGCATCTTCAACGACCTCACGGAGCCGGCGTCGCACGGCATGACGGCGGAGGACGTCGCCGAGCTCGCGGCGGCGAAGGCGCGCGGCGAGTACACGGTCAACCTGGGCGGCGACGAGTTCGTGCTCGGCGCGAAGTACACGCAGCCGATGCTCGACTCGATCGTGAAGGCGCGCGGCGGCACCGGCGCGGCGACGGCGGCCGACTCGGCGGCGCTGCGCGAGGCGTTCCCGCGCATCGTGCGCGCGATGTTCGGCGAGCCGGAGACACCGGGGAACGGGCCGCGCCCGGGGCCGACGCAGTGCCACGACATCACGCTCTACCCGGGAATCGGACTCGCCGGCGGCGCATGCGAGGGATACGGGATGCTGATCGACATTCGCGACCCCGCGCACCCGAGGCGCATCGCCGCGGTGGCCGACTCGAACTTCTCGTACTGGCACTCCGCGACGTTCAGCAACGACGGCACGAAGATGCTGTTCAGCGACGAGTGGGGCGGCGGCGGCTCGCCGAAGTGCCGCGCCTCCGACCCGAAGCAGTGGGGCGCCGACGCGATCTTCACCGTGGAGAACGGTAAGCTGCAGTTCCAGAACTACTACAAGATGCCGGCGGCGCAGACGTCGCAGGAGAACTGCGTCGCGCACAACGGCTCGCTCATCCCGATCCCCGGGCGCGACGTAATGGTGCAGGCGTGGTACCAGGGCGGCATCTCGGTGTTCGACTGGACCGACCCGAAGCACCCGACGGAGATCGCGTTCTTCGACCGCGGCCCGCTCGACGCGACGCGGATGGACATGGCCGGCTCGTGGTCGGTGTACTGGTACAACGGCGCGATCGTGAGCTCCGAGATCGCGCGCGGCCTCGACGTACTCGAGCTGCTGCCGAGCGACGCGCTGACGCAGAACGAGATCGACGCCGCGAAGACGGTGCACCTCGACTACCTCAACGCGCAGGGGCAGCCGAAGATCGTGTGGCCGCCGTCGTTCGCGCTCGCGCGCGCGTACGTCGACCAGCTCGAGCGCTCCGGCGGCCTGCCGGCCGCGCGCATCGCCGCCGTGCGGCAGGCGCTCACGACGGCCGAAGGACAGAGCGGATCGGCGCGCTCCGGCACACTATCGACGCTCGCCGGCGCGCTCTCCGCCGACGCCGGCCGGTCGAGCGACGGGGCGAAGGCTCGCCTGCTCGCGGCCGCGGTGCGGGATCTGTCGACGGCGCGCTGA
- a CDS encoding DsbA family oxidoreductase, whose product MRVEIWSDIACPWCYLGKRRFERALDEFAHRDAIDVVWRSFELNPNAPARQEGTSAEALARKYRVPLAQAQSMNARMAGEAAKEGLVMRFDRVRPANTFDAHRLAHLAATVGRRAQMVERLFAAHFTEGAELGDRDVLARLAADVGISEAEARTALDGDAFADAVRADEARARDFGVDGVPFFALDERYGVPGAQPTEVLLQALRQAWEETDSAMREA is encoded by the coding sequence ATGCGAGTCGAGATCTGGTCGGACATCGCGTGTCCGTGGTGCTATCTCGGGAAGCGGCGCTTCGAGCGTGCGCTCGACGAGTTCGCGCATCGCGACGCGATCGACGTCGTGTGGCGCAGCTTCGAGCTGAACCCGAACGCGCCGGCGCGGCAGGAGGGGACGTCGGCGGAGGCGCTCGCGCGCAAGTATCGCGTGCCGCTCGCGCAGGCGCAGTCGATGAACGCGCGCATGGCCGGCGAGGCGGCGAAGGAGGGGCTCGTCATGCGCTTCGACCGCGTGCGCCCGGCGAACACGTTCGACGCGCACCGGCTCGCGCACCTGGCGGCGACGGTCGGACGACGCGCGCAGATGGTGGAGCGCCTGTTCGCCGCCCACTTCACCGAGGGCGCGGAGCTCGGCGACCGCGACGTGCTCGCGCGCCTCGCCGCGGACGTCGGGATCTCGGAAGCGGAGGCGCGCACCGCGCTCGACGGCGACGCGTTCGCCGACGCGGTGCGCGCCGACGAAGCACGCGCGCGCGACTTCGGCGTCGACGGCGTGCCGTTCTTCGCGCTCGACGAGCGCTACGGCGTGCCCGGCGCGCAGCCGACGGAGGTGCTGCTCCAGGCGCTGCGGCAGGCGTGGGAGGAGACGGACTCCGCGATGCGTGAGGCGTGA
- a CDS encoding glycoside hydrolase family 43 protein: MRRTLLVLALLVACHRGAPRAAPAARESFVNPLVRQRADPHVFRDTDGTYWYTATVPEYDRIELRHARSLQALGSAEPVVVWREHAQGPMGAHIWAPEIHRIGGKWYVYFAAGRADSVWNIRLYALENASANPLAGEWVERGQIRTGRESFALDATTFEHRGVRYLVWAQKDPAIRGNSNLYIAAMENPWTIRGTPVLLSRPEYDWETRGYWVNEAPAVLVRHGRVFLTYSASATDASYCMGMLTASDTSDLLEPRSWTKSRAPVFASSDSTRQYGPGHNAFTADASGADVLVYHARSYRDIVGDPLRDPNRHTRIQHIRWRPDGTPDFGVPVADGPESR; the protein is encoded by the coding sequence ATGCGGAGAACGCTGCTCGTGCTCGCGCTGCTCGTCGCGTGCCATCGAGGCGCACCGCGTGCCGCGCCCGCCGCGCGCGAGTCGTTCGTGAACCCGCTCGTGCGGCAGCGCGCCGACCCGCACGTCTTCCGCGACACCGACGGGACGTACTGGTATACCGCGACCGTCCCCGAGTACGACCGCATCGAGCTGCGCCACGCCCGCTCGCTCCAGGCGTTAGGCAGCGCCGAGCCGGTGGTGGTCTGGCGCGAGCACGCGCAGGGGCCGATGGGCGCGCACATCTGGGCGCCGGAGATCCACCGCATCGGCGGCAAGTGGTACGTCTACTTCGCCGCCGGGCGCGCGGACTCGGTGTGGAACATCCGCCTCTACGCGCTCGAGAACGCGTCGGCGAACCCGCTCGCCGGCGAGTGGGTCGAGCGCGGGCAGATCCGCACCGGCCGCGAGTCGTTCGCGCTCGACGCCACCACGTTCGAGCATCGCGGGGTCCGCTATCTGGTGTGGGCACAGAAGGACCCGGCGATCCGCGGCAACAGCAACCTGTACATCGCGGCCATGGAGAACCCGTGGACGATCCGCGGCACGCCCGTCCTGCTCTCGCGGCCGGAGTACGATTGGGAGACGCGTGGCTACTGGGTGAACGAGGCCCCGGCCGTCCTCGTGCGCCACGGCCGCGTCTTCCTCACGTACTCGGCCAGCGCGACGGACGCGAGCTACTGCATGGGGATGCTCACCGCGAGCGACACGAGCGACCTCCTGGAGCCGCGGTCGTGGACGAAGTCGCGCGCGCCGGTCTTCGCGAGCAGCGACTCGACGCGGCAGTACGGGCCGGGGCACAACGCGTTCACCGCCGACGCGAGCGGTGCCGACGTGCTGGTCTACCACGCGCGGAGCTACCGCGACATCGTCGGCGATCCGCTGCGCGACCCGAATCGCCACACCCGCATCCAGCACATTCGCTGGCGCCCGGACGGCACGCCCGACTTCGGCGTCCCCGTCGCCGATGGGCCAGAATCGAGATGA
- a CDS encoding DUF305 domain-containing protein: MPPQAPASSATLLVAAIAVLAVPLGAQSPAARDSAYVARARADSARRPYTAADVRFMSGMIGHHAQAIYMSRMAPTHDASEAVRTLAARIINAQQDEIAIMQRWLRDREKPVPDPLHTAGMPGMEGMHHELMPGMLTDAQLQQLDSARGPEFDRLFLRFMIQHHSGAISMVKDLFDSYGAGQDETVFKFATDVNVDQSTEVARMQRMLAALLFGAPR, encoded by the coding sequence ATGCCCCCCCAGGCTCCCGCGTCCTCGGCCACGCTGCTCGTGGCCGCGATCGCCGTGCTCGCCGTCCCGCTCGGCGCCCAGTCTCCCGCGGCGCGCGACAGCGCGTACGTGGCGCGCGCGCGGGCGGACAGCGCGCGCCGCCCGTACACCGCGGCGGACGTCCGCTTCATGTCGGGGATGATCGGGCACCATGCGCAGGCGATCTACATGTCGCGCATGGCGCCCACGCACGACGCCAGCGAGGCCGTGCGCACGCTCGCCGCGCGCATCATCAACGCGCAGCAGGACGAGATCGCCATCATGCAGCGATGGCTGCGCGACCGCGAGAAGCCGGTGCCGGACCCGCTGCACACGGCGGGCATGCCGGGGATGGAAGGCATGCATCACGAGCTCATGCCCGGCATGCTCACCGACGCGCAGCTGCAGCAGCTCGACTCGGCGCGCGGACCCGAGTTCGACCGGCTGTTCCTGCGGTTCATGATCCAGCATCACAGCGGCGCCATCTCGATGGTGAAGGACCTGTTCGACAGCTACGGCGCCGGGCAGGACGAGACGGTCTTCAAGTTCGCGACGGACGTCAACGTCGATCAGAGCACGGAGGTGGCGCGGATGCAGCGCATGCTCGCCGCGCTCCTGTTCGGCGCGCCCCGCTGA
- a CDS encoding amidase — protein sequence MNSRRQFLIRAPLGLAGALAACRGNDQPPSTSTTATPGAPPAFNTAPPVGPEVSATTFAEAEKLAQVSMTDAQREMMARSWRTSMAALLERRTGPRKLALEPTLAPASRWEPASVAATTMPASDRFVRTTDDPGPLPASDDEIAYATVARLSRWIETRKLTADRLTRIYLDRVRRFDPKLRAIITAVPDAALADAARADGEIAGGRYRGPLHGIPYGVKDLLDTAGVATTYGAEPWRDRVPNADSAVVARLRSAGAVLLAKLSMGALALNDIWFGGQTMNPWLLEEGASGSSAGPGAATAAALVGFSIGSETGGSIVSPSMRCGVTGLRPTYGRVPRSGAMTLCWSLDKLGPMTRGVEDAMLVLQAIGGPDAGDVASVPAHLEFDAAAPVRGLRVGYVDAWMKEAPATDVDRATLDAMTRLGMTPTPITLPDWPYDSLNLILFAEAAAAFEDLTLSGAADRLKVQVPDAWPNLFREARFLSAVDFVQADRLRRKVAAEMGRVMSQVDLLLVPSLRDEMLVISNNTGHPSLTLRTGFVQVSRARSDWAPDPAHPLPTFDPPRRVPHGVTLIGRLFDEGTIARAGLALERSLGVTGERPPGF from the coding sequence ATGAACTCCCGCCGACAGTTCCTCATCCGCGCGCCGCTCGGGCTCGCGGGCGCACTCGCCGCATGCCGCGGCAACGACCAGCCGCCGTCCACGTCGACCACGGCGACGCCCGGCGCGCCGCCCGCGTTCAACACCGCGCCGCCCGTCGGCCCCGAGGTGTCGGCGACGACGTTCGCCGAGGCGGAGAAGCTCGCGCAGGTCTCGATGACCGACGCGCAGCGCGAGATGATGGCCCGCAGCTGGCGCACGTCGATGGCGGCGCTGCTCGAGCGGCGCACGGGGCCGCGCAAGCTCGCGCTCGAGCCGACGCTCGCGCCGGCATCGCGCTGGGAGCCCGCGTCGGTCGCGGCGACGACGATGCCGGCGAGCGATCGCTTCGTGCGCACCACCGACGACCCCGGCCCGCTGCCGGCGAGCGACGACGAGATCGCGTACGCCACCGTCGCGCGGCTGTCGCGGTGGATCGAGACGCGGAAGCTGACCGCCGATCGACTCACGCGGATCTACCTCGACCGCGTGCGCCGCTTCGACCCGAAGCTGCGCGCGATCATCACCGCGGTGCCCGACGCCGCGCTCGCCGACGCCGCGCGCGCCGATGGCGAGATCGCCGGCGGACGCTATCGCGGGCCGCTGCACGGCATCCCGTACGGCGTGAAGGACCTGCTCGACACGGCGGGCGTCGCGACGACGTACGGCGCGGAGCCCTGGCGAGATCGGGTGCCTAACGCGGATTCCGCGGTCGTCGCGCGGCTGCGGTCGGCCGGCGCGGTACTGCTCGCGAAGCTGAGCATGGGCGCGCTCGCGCTGAACGACATCTGGTTCGGCGGGCAGACGATGAACCCGTGGCTGCTCGAGGAGGGGGCATCGGGATCGAGCGCCGGGCCCGGCGCGGCGACGGCTGCGGCGCTCGTCGGCTTCTCCATCGGCAGCGAGACGGGCGGCAGCATCGTGAGCCCGAGCATGCGCTGCGGCGTGACGGGGCTGCGCCCGACGTACGGCCGCGTGCCGCGCTCGGGCGCGATGACGCTCTGCTGGTCGCTCGACAAGCTCGGCCCGATGACGCGCGGCGTGGAGGACGCGATGCTCGTGCTCCAGGCGATCGGCGGGCCCGACGCGGGCGACGTGGCGAGCGTGCCGGCGCATCTCGAGTTCGACGCGGCGGCGCCGGTGCGCGGTCTGCGCGTGGGCTACGTCGACGCGTGGATGAAGGAAGCGCCGGCGACCGATGTCGATCGCGCGACGCTCGACGCGATGACGCGTCTCGGCATGACGCCGACGCCGATCACGCTGCCCGACTGGCCGTACGATTCGCTGAACCTGATCCTGTTCGCCGAGGCGGCCGCGGCGTTCGAGGATCTGACGCTGAGCGGCGCGGCGGACCGGCTCAAGGTGCAGGTGCCCGACGCGTGGCCGAACCTGTTCCGCGAGGCGCGCTTCCTCTCCGCGGTGGACTTCGTGCAGGCGGACCGCTTGCGGCGCAAGGTGGCCGCGGAGATGGGACGCGTGATGTCGCAGGTCGATCTGCTGCTCGTGCCCTCGCTGCGCGACGAGATGCTGGTGATCTCGAACAACACGGGGCACCCGTCGCTCACGCTGCGCACGGGGTTCGTGCAGGTGTCGCGGGCGCGCAGCGACTGGGCGCCGGATCCCGCGCACCCGCTGCCGACGTTCGACCCGCCGCGGCGCGTGCCGCACGGCGTGACGCTGATCGGGCGGCTGTTCGACGAGGGGACGATCGCGCGGGCGGGGCTGGCGCTGGAGCGGTCGTTAGGCGTGACGGGGGAGCGGCCGCCCGGGTTCTGA
- a CDS encoding FHA domain-containing serine/threonine-protein kinase — MVFCSTCGHGNADGVAFCVNCGVLLASRPAPVPAPPPPPPPPSHTLAATRPATTLVTSLAATLVRVRPQPQRIPPLSARLRGWMRRPTTVPPPLPPPFRIYPDKREVTVPLLPAFRFVHEPVGQCAAPRFVGRRNELESLAERILFSEGGSFLVTGYRGVGKTSFVNQVIRTLDDSLAWARTLLGETEVVDVYLNVARPVRPGEMMHHIIRRLHDRLRERGIYERLDADLRDALTLAFQRTSMNMARQTAESSELGVDEASLGGEWMKAALKLSLTAKRSRSSQQETSFLGYDDKAAEHDVITISRRLAAGYVPPTSRWRRFRDGPPARVRLKIIFVFDELDKLEEFARAADGEKPRRPAIDGIIGALKNLFTTSGITFIFVAGKDLHERWLEDVGRGDSVYESVFAYDKYLPCLWTDVDAICDTLVDDSNGWAPWGREVYAAFKKYLAYRGRGIPRRIIRTFNEYVEWDGHRPALAFTAEDVRRVRLFAGLQDLIDAHAATLFGESHEEVVGTQSDKRRLGVYYLIDWILRRGTAEFTLKDVLDASRRLSAKIALAEEIAPRVAEDIVRILLDAEYIQSSKQSLSRVVVGAAAAEEGARYRVTARRLVELGARATTAELDALDGDAADAAPGKGTPAPKAVGRFRIVREIGRGGMGVVYEALDERSGERVAVKLLLDALANNDEMVARFEREARVLGALDHPNIVRLRDTGRSNGHVYIAMDLVDGVTAEEVVRRCGRLDLDTVVAIAGPAAEAIDYVHQHGFVRNDVKPENIMVTSAGRVCVLDFGISRRGMADGEHGSRTRDGMLVGTPRFISPEQALGRSVDERSDVYSFGVVLYRLLTGVYPFDDADLVDVLAAHAHREPPPLSRHAPIAPEVEAIVLRCLAKDPADRYERMSAVANELRAAAGNDAPVDLQALVREVRDAGRAVEALDQARTNAGVEPVAEHSVWSGGDEVSLADLPTPHWTPALPAAQAAPVKGAAAPVVASRTAPGLVAAPPPTPYTPPDPTRAPRPGLALVDGPADHVSSRTRAAPAGFRLEGRTTLGRNSENDIVLAHWSVSRYHAVLDVDDGGWFVEDANSSNGTAVAGERILGRRPLRDGEEIRMGVFGFVFRR; from the coding sequence ATGGTGTTCTGCTCGACCTGCGGCCACGGCAACGCCGACGGCGTCGCGTTCTGCGTCAACTGCGGCGTCCTGCTCGCGTCGAGGCCCGCGCCCGTGCCCGCGCCACCGCCGCCACCGCCGCCACCGTCGCACACGCTCGCCGCGACGCGGCCCGCCACGACGCTCGTCACCTCGCTCGCCGCCACGCTCGTCCGGGTGCGGCCCCAGCCGCAGCGGATTCCGCCGTTGTCGGCACGTCTCCGCGGCTGGATGCGGCGCCCCACGACCGTGCCCCCGCCGCTGCCACCACCGTTCCGGATCTACCCGGACAAGCGCGAGGTCACGGTGCCGCTGCTCCCCGCGTTCCGCTTCGTGCACGAGCCGGTGGGGCAGTGCGCGGCGCCGCGCTTCGTCGGACGGCGCAACGAGCTGGAGTCGCTCGCCGAGCGGATCCTGTTCTCCGAGGGCGGCTCGTTCCTCGTCACGGGCTACCGCGGCGTCGGCAAGACGTCGTTCGTCAACCAGGTCATCCGCACGCTCGACGATTCGCTCGCCTGGGCGCGGACGCTGCTCGGCGAGACCGAGGTCGTCGACGTGTACCTGAACGTCGCGCGTCCCGTGCGGCCGGGCGAGATGATGCACCACATCATCCGCCGGCTGCACGATCGGCTGCGCGAGCGCGGGATCTACGAGCGGCTCGACGCGGATCTGCGCGACGCGCTGACGCTCGCGTTCCAGCGCACGTCCATGAACATGGCGCGGCAGACCGCGGAGTCGTCGGAGCTCGGCGTCGACGAGGCGAGCCTCGGCGGCGAGTGGATGAAGGCCGCGCTCAAGCTCTCGCTCACGGCGAAGCGCTCGCGCTCGAGCCAGCAGGAGACGTCGTTCCTCGGCTACGACGACAAGGCGGCGGAGCACGACGTCATCACGATCTCGCGGCGGCTCGCGGCGGGCTACGTGCCGCCGACGTCGCGCTGGCGCCGGTTCCGCGACGGGCCGCCGGCGCGCGTGCGTCTCAAGATCATCTTCGTGTTCGACGAGCTGGACAAGCTCGAGGAGTTCGCGCGCGCCGCCGACGGGGAGAAGCCGCGCCGGCCGGCGATCGACGGCATCATCGGCGCGCTGAAGAACCTGTTCACGACGTCGGGCATCACGTTCATCTTCGTCGCCGGCAAGGACCTCCACGAGCGATGGCTCGAGGACGTGGGGCGCGGCGACTCGGTGTACGAGAGCGTCTTCGCGTACGACAAGTACCTGCCGTGCCTGTGGACCGACGTCGACGCCATCTGCGACACGCTCGTCGACGACTCGAACGGGTGGGCGCCGTGGGGGCGCGAGGTCTACGCGGCGTTCAAGAAGTATCTCGCCTACCGCGGCCGCGGCATCCCGCGCCGCATCATCCGCACGTTCAACGAGTACGTCGAGTGGGACGGCCACCGGCCCGCGCTCGCGTTCACCGCGGAGGACGTGCGGCGCGTGCGGCTGTTCGCCGGCCTGCAGGATCTGATCGACGCGCACGCCGCGACGCTGTTCGGGGAGTCGCACGAGGAGGTCGTCGGGACCCAGAGCGACAAGCGCCGGCTCGGCGTCTACTATCTCATCGATTGGATCCTGCGGCGCGGCACCGCGGAGTTCACGCTGAAGGACGTGCTCGACGCGTCGCGCCGCCTGAGCGCCAAGATCGCGCTCGCCGAGGAGATCGCGCCGCGCGTGGCCGAGGACATCGTGCGCATCCTGCTCGACGCCGAGTACATCCAGTCGTCGAAGCAGAGCCTCTCACGCGTGGTCGTCGGCGCGGCCGCCGCCGAGGAAGGTGCACGCTACCGCGTCACGGCGCGACGGCTCGTGGAGCTCGGTGCACGCGCCACGACCGCGGAGCTCGATGCGCTCGACGGCGACGCGGCGGACGCCGCGCCGGGGAAGGGCACACCGGCGCCGAAGGCGGTCGGACGCTTCCGCATCGTGCGCGAGATCGGGCGCGGCGGCATGGGCGTCGTCTACGAGGCGCTCGACGAGCGGAGCGGCGAGCGCGTCGCGGTGAAGCTGCTGCTCGACGCGCTGGCGAACAACGACGAGATGGTCGCGCGGTTCGAGCGCGAGGCGAGAGTGTTGGGCGCGCTCGACCACCCGAACATCGTGCGGCTGCGCGACACGGGCCGCTCGAACGGGCACGTGTACATCGCGATGGATCTCGTCGATGGCGTGACGGCGGAGGAGGTCGTGCGGCGCTGCGGCCGGCTCGACCTCGACACCGTGGTGGCGATCGCCGGCCCCGCTGCGGAGGCGATCGACTACGTGCACCAGCACGGCTTCGTGCGCAACGACGTGAAGCCGGAGAACATCATGGTGACGTCGGCCGGGCGCGTGTGCGTGCTCGACTTCGGCATCAGCCGGCGCGGCATGGCCGACGGCGAGCACGGGTCGCGCACGCGCGACGGCATGCTCGTGGGCACGCCGCGCTTCATCTCCCCCGAGCAGGCGTTGGGCCGCAGTGTCGACGAGCGCTCGGACGTGTACTCGTTCGGCGTCGTGCTCTATCGCCTGCTCACGGGTGTCTACCCGTTCGACGACGCGGACCTCGTCGACGTGCTGGCGGCGCACGCGCATCGCGAGCCGCCCCCGCTCTCGCGTCACGCGCCGATCGCGCCCGAGGTCGAGGCGATCGTGTTGCGCTGTCTCGCGAAGGACCCGGCGGACCGGTACGAGCGGATGTCGGCGGTGGCGAACGAGCTTCGCGCGGCCGCGGGGAACGACGCGCCGGTGGACCTGCAGGCCCTCGTCCGCGAGGTGCGTGACGCGGGGCGCGCGGTGGAGGCGCTCGATCAGGCGCGCACCAACGCGGGCGTGGAACCGGTCGCGGAGCACTCCGTGTGGAGCGGCGGGGACGAGGTGAGCCTCGCCGACCTGCCGACACCCCACTGGACCCCCGCGCTGCCCGCGGCGCAGGCCGCACCGGTGAAGGGAGCCGCGGCGCCGGTCGTGGCGTCGCGCACCGCACCGGGGCTCGTCGCCGCGCCGCCGCCCACGCCGTACACGCCGCCCGACCCCACGCGCGCACCGCGTCCCGGCCTCGCGCTCGTGGACGGGCCCGCGGACCACGTGAGCTCGCGGACGCGCGCCGCGCCGGCGGGCTTCCGGCTCGAGGGACGCACCACGCTCGGCCGCAACAGCGAGAACGACATCGTGCTCGCGCACTGGAGCGTGTCGCGCTACCACGCCGTGCTGGACGTGGACGACGGCGGCTGGTTCGTCGAGGACGCGAACTCGTCGAACGGCACCGCCGTCGCCGGCGAGCGGATCCTCGGCCGCCGACCGCTGCGCGACGGCGAGGAGATCCGAATGGGCGTGTTCGGCTTCGTGTTCCGCCGCTGA
- a CDS encoding MATE family efflux transporter: MSLRPSEVPRALGPDAPPLAAAPTRTPIAPPRPISSRRFDRSIVDGPLREAVWKLAWPTMLTNVVGGLQGMIDHVLVGNFVGYTGNAAIGVSWQIFVVVIVFMMSLFTGMSVLVARFAGAGDEETADRTVYQAFLVAIVLSLGVMAPVGYFASPFLLDLVHAAPAVRAEALPFLRIVFAFSGGMLVFFMLGAALRSAGDARTAMVLGIVLTVLNAALNVLFIRGYGPVPAYGTRGAAMGTVIASALVGAYSLWRLWHGGWVVRFPRGRALLPDWTLIRSIFRFGLPTGIQGIAMNVGGVLMLGFIGSLAQSAAAQAAFAVGYSQLFSLITWTSTGLLGAAAAVAGQNLGAGNADRAEEAVHAAARYGLGGAALLGALFFFIPGPLLALFGMHDAAREIGVQLLRVLSVSGLFIAVALTYTGGLQGTGDTKSPLYISIVSQIVVPLGICFVVQRLGHLDPIDIWVAILVGHVTRCALSVLRFNQGKWRAIAVDLDGRR; encoded by the coding sequence ATGTCGCTCCGACCGTCCGAGGTACCGCGCGCGCTCGGCCCCGACGCACCTCCACTGGCCGCCGCGCCGACGCGCACGCCGATCGCGCCGCCGCGGCCGATCTCATCGCGTCGATTCGACCGCTCCATCGTCGACGGCCCGCTGCGCGAGGCGGTGTGGAAGCTCGCCTGGCCCACGATGCTCACGAACGTCGTCGGCGGGCTGCAGGGGATGATCGACCACGTCCTCGTCGGCAACTTCGTCGGCTACACCGGCAACGCCGCGATCGGCGTGAGCTGGCAGATCTTCGTCGTCGTCATCGTGTTCATGATGTCGCTGTTCACCGGCATGAGCGTGCTGGTGGCGCGCTTCGCCGGCGCGGGCGACGAGGAGACGGCGGATCGCACGGTGTACCAGGCCTTCCTCGTCGCGATCGTGCTGTCGCTCGGCGTGATGGCGCCGGTCGGCTACTTCGCGTCGCCGTTCCTGCTCGACCTCGTGCACGCCGCGCCGGCGGTGCGCGCGGAGGCGCTGCCGTTCCTGCGGATCGTGTTCGCGTTCAGCGGCGGCATGCTCGTGTTCTTCATGCTCGGCGCTGCGCTCCGCTCGGCCGGCGACGCGCGCACGGCGATGGTGCTCGGCATCGTGCTCACGGTGCTGAACGCCGCGCTCAACGTGCTGTTCATCCGCGGTTACGGGCCGGTGCCGGCGTATGGCACGCGGGGCGCCGCGATGGGCACCGTGATCGCGTCGGCGCTCGTCGGCGCGTACTCGCTGTGGCGGCTGTGGCACGGCGGCTGGGTCGTGCGCTTCCCGCGCGGCCGCGCCCTGCTCCCCGACTGGACGCTCATCCGCTCGATCTTCCGCTTCGGTCTTCCGACGGGGATCCAGGGGATCGCGATGAACGTGGGCGGCGTGCTGATGCTCGGCTTCATCGGCTCGCTCGCCCAGAGCGCGGCGGCGCAGGCGGCGTTCGCGGTCGGCTACTCGCAGCTCTTCTCGCTCATCACGTGGACGTCCACCGGACTGCTCGGCGCGGCGGCCGCGGTCGCGGGACAGAACCTCGGCGCGGGGAACGCCGACCGCGCCGAGGAAGCGGTGCACGCGGCGGCCCGCTACGGGCTCGGCGGCGCGGCGCTGCTCGGCGCGCTGTTCTTCTTCATTCCGGGGCCGCTCCTCGCGCTGTTCGGCATGCACGACGCCGCGCGCGAGATCGGCGTGCAGCTGCTCCGCGTGCTCAGCGTGTCGGGGCTGTTCATCGCCGTCGCGCTCACGTACACCGGCGGGCTGCAGGGCACCGGCGACACGAAGAGCCCTCTCTACATCTCCATCGTGTCGCAGATCGTCGTGCCGCTCGGCATCTGCTTCGTGGTGCAGCGGCTCGGCCACCTCGACCCGATCGACATCTGGGTGGCGATCCTGGTGGGGCACGTGACGCGCTGCGCGCTGAGCGTGCTGCGGTTCAACCAGGGGAAGTGGCGCGCGATCGCGGTGGACCTCGACGGGCGCCGTTAG